The DNA window GGGCTCGGCTCCGATCCATCTCGGCTGAGCAGTGACGGGAATTTAGCGCCCGATTCGAACTCCCCTCACCAAGGGCCAGGGGCACTGCAGTGGCTGTGCTCAAAGTGGAACTGTGTCCTAGACTATTAAACGTAATGGGTCAAATGCAGCCTGGGGGTTACGCCTCCAATGACAGACGGGATTAATTCGGAATTTCCACGGCGCTTGCAGCATTGTAACTGGGAGGAGACTTTGCCCCCATTTAGGAGAGGAAGCTCAGGACTAAGATAAGGAGGTTTTATGGAGCCCTGTGCCCATTCACGCCGGAATCTAGTCACTCTGCCAGCCCTGACCAACCCACAGCAGCGCTGTCGTAAGCACCACCCCAAGTCTAATGCCAGCATCTCAGCAGGCCCGTCCCAAAGGACCATCCTTACTTTCTCTGGACGTCGGTCAGGGTTATTCCTTGCTCGGTCACTTTGAAGTGAACGATGGTGGGCGTGGGCGGCGTCTCCAGTTCGAAGGTGGAGGCGACAGCTTTCTGAACCGCCGAGGCGCCGGTCAGCGTCTCCACGCTCACCGAGTTGAGGTACAAGACGTTGCAGGCTGCGAGGGAACAGCACAAAGCCAAGGTCAGCGCCCCGCTGGGTCTGCGGCCCCCTCCCGCCGGCTTTCAAGAGCGATCAGGGCACGGTAGGGGACCAGCGCTTTGTTGTGTGTTCGTACAGCTCCTAGCACGCCGGGGCCCCTGCCAGACCAATAATAATTATCCTACAGTTCTCTCCCTGAGCCTGTGCTTTCACCCGCAGGGCACCCATTCCTGACTGCAGCTCAGGGCAGGAGAATGGCCTTTATATCCTGCTATACTTCTCCCATTAGCCCCTAGGCTTGTCTACGCCGCGGTTCGAAACAGCCACAGTGACACTACCCCAGGACTGCCAAATCCCAGTGTTCAGAAATCATTAGTCAGGCCATGaaaatcaggagattggcttaaaaatccgGAGATTTTATAACGTAGCAACTGTCAGGTTCTTTTCCTTCACCTTCGGAGGTTTGAGCCGCTgggagtcacattttcaaactttcctCAGTCGTGAGAGCTGGCTACTGCCTTTTGTTTCAATGCAAGCCCAGATTCTCATGCAGTCACCCGACTCCTGGAATTAGGGCTACTAGGAAAACACCAGGTGCCACACGACTTGTGATAAAATCGTGCAAACTGGCAACACTGCTCCCCTCCCACTCTCGCAAGCTACAGGTCCTGGTCAGGTCAGCTGCGCCTCAGCTGCTTCCGTGACTTGTGTCAGAATTTATCAcaagtgtgaaaaaaaaaatctcggtGTCGGGTGTGTAAAAGGTGAAATCACTCCGCACGGGGTGAAGGCCAAAGCCTGGAGGATGGCGACAGGTTGTCCCTCCAGCAAATAAAGCCCAGAAGAAACctggtttcttttccttttctcacCAGCAGTTTTCTTCATTGCAGAAATTGCAGATTCCAGGGGGGTCTCAGAGCTATTTTCTCCACCAGCAAAATCTGTGCAAGCAACAAACAGAACCGTGAGGCATGGAGAGAGCAAGCCGCTCTGAAATCAACGCTTGGCCGGGGTGAAAGTCACCTCTGTTCAGGGGACACACAGGGCCCAGGAACCGGTTAAGTCTTAGGGTCTCTGCACacgggtgaatttcacccactgtgAATAGGTAGGCCACATCTATTCAGGGATCCCCCAccatccccctcctcctcttccaagCCCTTCGTGTCTGTGTCCCCATCCACCGCTATGATCTGACCCCTCCTCGTTCGTCCACTCTGCTCCGCCTTTCCGGCCCTGATGCAGATTGTGGTGCTTTGTGGCTGCCGGGCCAGCTCTCCGGAGCCCTCTGCCCAGCCCACCGGTCTCGCTACGGGCTCACGTGCGCCCCAACCCCTTGGACTGCTGCAGAGGCTGcttgcacctctctctctctctgggttcagCAACTGCAGCCAGCGTGCTGGCATCGCTGCACAGGATTAAGAAACCGGCTCCACAGGGCAAAACGTACGTCGTCTGCTCTGCCCACCACCGGGGAGGTATTGGCCAGTTTTGATCCTCACCCCTCACCACAGCGGCACTTACAGCTGCCAACCATTCATGCCTCTCCCTGACTCCCGCCCCCGCCTGCCAGTGCTGGCCCCTCTCCCCACTGATGCATCCCCACTGCGGTAATGGCCGGGCCCTGTGCGTGCCCCCTTCCAAACTCCGGTTTTGCTGGAACGGGGGCGTAGCCGTGAAGTCCAGACGTGCCTGCAACGTCCACCcagccgccccccaccccgaTCGCTAACTCCCAGCATTTCTTCCTGCGGGTCTCCAGGTCGGCCCCGTACCTCGTGTGGGGATGGCCAGCTTGCAGGGCAGCGCTAGTGCTGTCATGGCGTGCTGGTAGACGAAGGCAGACAGGCTCCCTGCAACAGAGACAGCGAGAGGGCTTGCAGGACGGCAGCAACAAGAGACCCCACCAGATCCCCCGCCCTTCCACCACCCTCCCCCTCATCTCAGTGGCCTTGGTCTAACCACTGTATTTACAGCTCTGACTGGTCACGCGACACACGCTGGGACGTGTCTGCAACAGGCATTTAAGCTGCCTCTTGCTGcacgtttgtacagcaccaggcACAAATGTGATCAGGGGCccggtgctaccgtaatacacctaatactCCTCCCTTAACTTCCGCTCCACGACAGTAATATCCTTACCAAAATAGGGCTCCTCGCTGGCCCCTTTAAGGTGCACGCCTTTGGCAGATGACTCAATGAGGAAGTGTCGGACCAGGTCGCTGCTGTCATCACCTTCAAGCAAAATGCAAGAGAGGCTCTACCACAATCTCCAGTGTTACTGCCCACCATGTTTTTGACCCTCCACTTTCCCTGCgtgcctctgggctgggctgtaactgcagggtgggattttcaaaatgccATTTCAATTGTGCGTCTACGCCACCCCTAGGCAATTAGGCACTGACCCTTACGTCCCCCCGCAGCCCCAGTTTGAGGTTTCAAGTGATGTGTGGTCCGTGTGCTGACCCACCGCCGTGAATTTAACACAAAGATCCAAACTCTGGGGTCCTTAATGGAGCAAAACTCTCACTGCTTAGTGGCTCCCTTACAAACTGCTGAACCTGGCGTATACGATTCTCCTGGGGAGTTTAGCTCTGTGTTCTTACGAGGCCTCTCTGTACCTGTCTTGCAGCCGGATGGTGAGCTGAGAACCTTCATCGCCAGCCCAAACGACCCGCGGTACGACGTGCTGTCCCGCATGAGGAAAGCGCCTGGTTCCGCCTCCTTCAGAAGTTGGATTGCTGAAGGCACACAGGAGAGGGTTACCCATGCAACGCAGGCGGCATTTCGGCATTTCTGAACCCAGCATTCCCTCTGTCTAGCACTGTAACCGTTCCCGAGGGGCAGTGACATGCAGCGGGGTGGGCTTCAGGGTGCACACGAGTATTTCCTTCATGCATCTGCAACCCGTGCTAACAGTATGGTGCTTTGTCTCCCGTTAGTGGCTAGACCACATATACCCATTTAATGAGTCTGCTAATGTTAGGTCCTCCGAACCTGCTTCTTTAGCAATTGCCTCAGGCAGAAGAGCCTCAATGAGCTTTTAAATTCAGAGGTCCAGGCTCTGTCCTTGCAGAAGACCTGACCAGAACGGTGTCACTGCACAGGCGTGATTCAAGAAGCATTTGACTTCAGCCAGGATCCTTATCctgggaattgaaaaatacagtcGGCCCTTTCCAAAATCAAGTTGACTCAACTGATCATTAGAAAGGGGAGCGTATTCTCCTCAACTTGGACAGCACAGACAGAGTGAAGACCTGATGTTTCCTGAGCATCATCTCTAGACTGGCGAGTGCCTCTTCCACTTCTGTAACACCAGCTTTTTTCTGGGTTAGGATGCAATTGGGAAATAAGTCACTATGGGACCTACGTGATGCATAGAGCTTCTGCTGGCCCTCCGCCACCCCATGAGACGAGCAGCTCCCTAAGAGCTATGCAGAAGGGTAGATTTGGGGGTGGGATAGGCCTAGCGACATCGCCTCTCCTTTTACCTTGGTCCCTTGTAATGCTCGGCTTGAACCAGTATTTTGATGTGTCCATCACAAACTTCATGGTTGGTTCACCATCTTTGGAGGAACCTGCAAGAGACAGTGGCATTCCCTCATGCATGGCACATGAACGAACCTCTTTCTTTGCAGAGAGGCATAGGCGTGTGTTATAGGTATTTAGATCCCAGAGATTCTCTTCCCTGGCACCTTTAAGGGGAGAACCCCCCTAACAAAGACTGTTTCTCTTTTAACTGAGCTTGGGCTTAAATGTTTGCTCAAGTCTTTCAATTAGAACTTCCTCGCCGGTTCCCAGCATAATTCACTCTCCACTTCATTATCTTCTTGGCAAACCAGTCAAGATCAGAAAGATAACAGGCTAGCTCCTCGGCTGGCGTGTATCAGCCCAGCTCCACGGAAGTGAAGAGCGCTGTGTTGAGAGACATCCCTCTTTTCTTTCCCATGAGAATCCCGATGAAAAGTCTCTGTCAGGAGCTGCCCCCGTAAACTATTCCAGAGAACAATGGCCCAGCTGTTTACTCTTGAACTAGGAACCTCGTGTTTCCCAAACGTTTGATATCTTTCGATGGCCTCCAAAAACAAAGGGGGGCAAAAAAGTCTTAGCGCTGAAATATGGATGAAATTAAAACCTTAAGGGTCAcattctcagccagtgtaaataagcaaaggtccatctacttCAAAAGAACCACCCTAGTCACACGAGCTGAGGGTGGGACCCTATAATTTTACGGAACCTCATCGTTACTAGATGTTTTTAACACCCTGACCCTTTTTAAATGAACAATTCCTGGACATTTCTGCACACAATTTTCTGCAGGAGAGAGTCTTCATTTATGTGCCATCTTGGTCACACTCTATATTGGGGTTCCAATTTATGAAGGGTTAAAAATGATGACTAGATGTTTCAATAAACGATTAATCAATCGTTCTAGAGCTTTAGCAAGTCCCACAGGTTGCTTACAACCATGACTTATAACCATCTCGAACACCTCTGATGACGGGGTTATCACCCTGAAGGACACAACTTATCATATCTATAATATCTATTAGTGTCTTATTAACCATTTATAAATGAAAGCGTGATTGGAAGTGGAAACACAGTCTCCAGTTTCATCCCGTCTTCCCACCTCGGTAAGCTGATGGGATTCTCAGTGTTGGATAACTTCGCTCTGAAACAGAGAGTGGTTCCAACTCAAAACAGGCACAACTTACCGtctggggagaaggagagagatgtTGCAGAAGAGGTCTTAGTCAAGCTGATTATCCCTGAGGAGGAGCTGGAACTGGGTGGAACTGTCTGCTTGACGGAACCCTGGAAGTCTCTGCCCATCCTGGGAGACGTCTCGCCATGTTCCAGACATCCGTTGACCAGCAGTATGGGGATATCAGCCAGGGAGTTAACGATGGAGGGGGGACAGCTGCTGGCGTGTCCCTTCTGGAGTGGCGGGGAGGAAGAGTTGTTCACTTTGCTGGAACTGGAACCCGGGCTAAAGGCATCTCCAAAACGATTGACTTGAACGCTGGGGGAGGCGAGACGAGGGCTGCCGAAGGAGCCGACAGATAAGGGGCTTTCCGCTGATCGGTGGGCAGGTTGGTAAGAGTCGGAGTCATCGTTGAGAAGCGACTGGGTGCTGCTGCAGAAGAAAAGCAGAAGGTAAAAGCAGAAGGCACTGATGGGCATTCGGGCCCCAGGAGAATGCAGCCCAACTCCTTGGTGGTCTATTAGGCTCTGACTCCCCCAAGAGCTTACTGCCCATCCCCCCGCACCTGGCTTCTGAACAGGGCCATCTCCATAAAGGCAGAGAAACTCTCGGCCATGGCTCGTTCTCTGAACCGCTGGATACACAGACATCGCAAAGGCAGATTTACCTTCCAAGCACGTAACTGGTGTCTGATCCCGGGCTCGTGGAGAGCACGGAGACCCTGCTGGTTCTCTGCTGAGCCCGCCCAATGTACAAAGCCTTCCGCAAACTCTCCAGGCCGGGAGAGGTGGCCAGGAGAGTATTTGGCCTGTAGGAGCTGCAGTCCTTCTGACCACGCTGCGGGATGGACACACATTCAGACGCTCTGTAGCTGgtctggggggagctcccagtggGTGGCTGATTCTGAGGAGCTGCCCGGTTGCTGTCAGGCCTGGAGGGGCTCGAGAAGATAAGACTGCCATTCGGGGTGCAGTTGTCCCGGGCTAGCAGGAAGCAGCTGCCTTGGGGTGACATGGAGAGCGGCGTGACGCAAGGACTGGCCGAGCCCTGCATTGATTCGTGGCTCTTGGCTCGGGTGGGAGTCATTTCGATGTACTTgatctctggaaaaaaaaaaggaaggggtTGACAATAAGGTATTTGGGCAGGTTCATCAGCCGAACATAGGAGGAGAATTATTATGGATTTAGGCTGCAATTTCCAAACCACCTAGGGGATTTTGATGCACAGTTCCCATTTACTGGGCACCCAAATCCCTTAGGTAGCTTTTGGAACCTCAGCCTCATATTCTGACAGCACCTCGTGGAGTCAGTCAGGATCAGGCACCGAAGGTGACACGGTCCCTGTCCAGGGGAACTGACAATCTAGGCACGACAAGTGAGCGCAACCGACAGTCGCAAGTGCAAAGAGAGTTTGTGTTTGATGGGAATTTCAAACAACCCCTCGTGCCCCACAACGATGCTCTTCCAGCGCTAGTGCTTAGATGCAACCTCCACACTTCGTTAGGCCTGGGCTGTGGTTAATTCCCTTCTTTATAgaccccctggggctgcaggtgtTGTGCGGCCATTAGCCAAGGAACAGGGAATGTTACAGGGCCGCTTCCTGCCAAGTTTGAGGAGCCCCTTTCTCCCATGTCACAAGGCCAGGCCTTGCattgcagctcccagaagcagattCCTCGCTCCCCTCTCTGAAATGGGGACACTTGGCTTCTAATTCCAGCCCgaatgccctgcccccagcctaaCGAGAGCAGCCCCAAGGAAGGCAGGGTTAGGTACACTCATCTAGGAGAGCACAGAACCCCTTGTGATGATTACATGTTGATGCCTGTAGCAAAGGGCGGATGCTTCTATTTGTCTTCCTTAAACAGCCGTTCTGTTTGTACCTGACTAAAGAAAAAAACATCTGGCTGCTCCCAAGTGAGTGATCACATCAGACTCATGGACAAAGGGCGTGTGAGGCGGGATGGGCTTTCTGGCTCCTGCGTCCCACTTCCAGCTCACCTGGTGCACAGGCCCCGTGCTTGGCCGTGTGCACAGGGTGGATTTCACCCATTCTCAGGCGTGGCTGGATGCTTGGAGCATTGGTAACCGTGCACAGAACCGGCGTGGTGCCATGTGTGTGCAGCGCGAAGCTGCTTGTTACAAGGCACCTGCACATTTCTAGCTGATCAGATCATGGGCTGAGCATTCCAGCAGCAAAAGCAgccagagcctggggcaggggagcagttcGGTCGAGTCCGTTGGCCCAGTTTGGGCAGGAGTATTGTAGCTCTTACGGCGATTCAAGATCTCTCAAGTACGTGCACCCCAGTGTCCATCCCAGAACTGCtctcccccgcttccctccctTCCAGGGCTCCTGGGACACCCCAAAGGGAACACGTATGGATTGGTATATTGCTGTGGCTGTTCACACACTTGTGAAGGGGAAAGGTTTGTTTCTAAGCAGATCTAAGAAAGCCTAACGTTAAGAAATCGATTTCTGCAGACTTGTGCACTCACACAACCAGCTTTCTTGCTCTGGAAGTTGAGAGTGGAATCccgggttctagtcctggctctgggaggggagcagagggtctagtggttagagcaggggggactagGAGATAGGGCTCCTGGGTTCcatgcccagctgtgccactgcctcGTCTGACTTTTAGCACATCGTCATTTAACCGCTCGGcccctcagtttacccatctgtaacaCAGGGCTCAAAATCGCTAATGGGCAGGCGGGATCGTGACACTCAGTTAGTCAACGTCTGTAACTGGCTTTGAGATCCCCACTGAGAAGTGCCAGAGAAATGCCACATACGAGGGGGCCGTGCGTGGTCATTGGGCGCTGAGTTACAATGGCGTGATCTCTGCCGGAGTCCCTCGTTCATGAACGAGCGCTGCTTCcattccccagcccagcccatgggAACTCGCCAAGGCCGTGCTGCCTGGCAGGGGATGATGCTCGGCGCTGGGACTGCTCGCTCCCTCAGCTCTTTCCTGCTTTGGAAAGGCAGGTCCCCAGAACAGACACGAGCCCGACTCAGCTGTGGGGCAGAGCACATGAACTATAACCCTCACTCCTCTCATCGGCTGCGGAGGTAGAAGAACTGTACAATGGGGGATGCAGAGCCCAGCGCCAGAGCCGGGGGCTGAACATCCACTCCAAGTATTCCTAGACTCTCAGGCCAGGAGGGACTGTTACGATCTTCTGACCTCTGCACAGCGCAGGCCAGATTTCACCAGCCGTTCCCGCATCAAGCCCACAGCTTCTGGCTGAGCTCCAGCAGCTTTTAGACAGAGAcgcccagtcttgatttaaagcctTCGGGCGACGGCGAATCCACTGGGCCCCGGGGTGAGTTGTTCCAGTCGTAAATCACCTGCCCCGTTAAAACGGTGCATCGTGTTTCTAGCCTGAATGTGTCCAGCTCCCGCTTCCAGCCGCTGGATCTTGTCATGCCTTTGATTCCTTGCGCTACTTTTAAAGGCATCAATAGGGTGGAATATTTTTTTGCTTCTGTAATAAAAAAATTCTCTTAAAAGTTTTGAGTTTCTTTGTCATTCATTTGACACGTCTTAGATCGTGTGGTTAGTGAGGAGCTGACTCTGGGAGGACGGGGAATTGCAAAGACTTCAGTCACTGCTTCTCGTAAGAAACAACAGGGCCTGGAAGGCATCGGGTTCTAGGACAAGTCCGCACAAAAGTTACGCTCTGGGTGCCAGGCCCCTAGGCAAAGCACAGGCAGACGTTCAGTTTAATTGGGCTGGTGAATCTGTCTACTGTTGAGAAACCAATTTTAAAATAACACAGGCCGTGCTTAGATAAACACGCTGGCTGAACAGCCCCATAAAGCACGTCAGAGCCCACCGTACTCATGGCCACAAGGTTTTCACCTGTACGCAGCGACGCCAGGCCTGCTGCAGCAGAGAACACCCGTCCTGAGGCCCACGGGCCAGAACCGGGCTGGGCTGATCTGACGCTGCCATTGCAACGCAGATCTAACCGAGAGTGCTGCCTAGTGGGGGAGGCTCTTCCGCCGGGGAACGTGAAAGGTGCTGCAGCCCGCTGGAgcgacagggctggggggatctgCTGGAAGCCTGTCAAGTCCTTTAGAGAAACCCTGACTAGCAGTTCTCTCTCACGCCTCAACCCTTCCCCAAACGCTCCCCTCCTCGCTATTGCTAAAAAGCAGCAATCGCCCTATCAAGGACCGTCCTGGGCGGGGCTCTGTCACCAGCTTGTCCCAGAGCCGGCTCATTAGTGTTCAGAGCCCTTGCGACCAGCTCCTGGCTGGATACACTGTGTCCCGCCAAAGGAAAAGGATTGTAACTCAGAATGGTCCTGTTAGGAGAAAGAATTGGCTGCTTCCGGGTCATCCCTTTAACCCAGCTGTTTGCCTGCTGCCTTGAAGCTCCTGCCTATCAGACGGGTTTAATATTAGCTCATGTTCCTGGCACCTAGAAGGCACGTGCTCTGCGGGGCCGAGAGGGCCATTCTAACATTCTCAACCACTACGTAGGAGAGAGAATTAGCATCAGCCATGAACATCTCCCATGAACACAGGGTGGATTATGCAAACTCTCCCTGAGTGGAAGGTTCAAACACACACACCGTGATTTTCATTCGACGCACCGGAAAACCCGCGGGCGTATCCAGGGCCGTTGCAGAAATGATTTCTCAGGGGCCAATGCATCCCTAAAAGTCTTCACTCAACATCGCTACCTTGTGCAAGCCGCTCTCCGCCATCCGTCCCCCCTTGACTCTCTTCCTTGCAAAGGAATTTGCAGCAAGAACCCAGGGGAATGTGCTGCAAAGGAACGTCACTGACGGCCGCTCCTCGTCGTTCCTTGTCGATatgcccctgctccagctcattcAGCTGCCCCCTTATGGCATTGCCAGCACGGCGCTATCTGAGTGCCTCACCGCATCCCGACAAGGCAAAGCAATGCGGTTAGCtgcattttacagagggggaaactgaggcacacacacacacacacacacacacacacacacacgctagaGTTTTTTAGGAACAATCCCATGGCTGTAGAGAGAGGCTGCCATGGTGGAGACGGTGGGTGCTACGTTCACCAGCGTGTCAGCGAACCCGGCTCTGCGCAGGGCCCAGTGGCTAAGCCCTGCTCTCCCACTGTTGCTGCCAGCGGTGGGGTTCGCTCTCACAGCTGGGGACAGACACTCGCTCTGCGCCTGACACACGGGGCTCTGCTGAAAGTCCAGCCACTCCTTTGGGGGCCTAAATGAGAGCGGAGCTCCACTGAAATCTGTGGCCTAGGACACTGACCCAGGGTCTCTGCGGCAAGGCTGCAAACTcaacccagagccctggggccatCTCAGCACCTTAACCAGCCTCCCTCCGAGGGCGGTTACCCCCGAGAGAAACTGCAGGACAAACAAAACTCACACATGCCTCTCCTGCGCCCGCGGGCTGCAGGCTCGGGCTGCTCTGACCTCTATGCTAATTCACTCACACCCTGCACCTTACTTCTGAGCTCCTGCCTTCCCCGTTAATTCCTCATTAGCCACACACCTGCCCTGGCTTTAACTCCAGCCAGGTGACCGTAAGCCATTAGCTCCTCCACCAACCCCCGTAAATCACCTAGCctatccgtgcctcagtttcccagctgtgaaatggggagaACAGCTCTGCCTTGCAGCACAGAAGGTctttgaggataaatacattacagattgAGAGTGGCCTTGGATGCTATGGTGATGCCAGCCCAGCCACAAAATCCACTTGCCTGCCCCTGATGTGATAGGCAAGAAAAAATCACATCCAAACCCTGGCTGTACTATGGGTAAAATTACGTTTCACCAGTGCCCTTTTTGAGGACTTGTGCCTGCCCGCTGCACGGGGTGAATTCTCTGGGATTGCACGGGGCATGTGCAATGCACGGAAACGCTCTGGGACTTTCATGCTACTTTGGTAGGGCCGAGCGCGCCCTGCGCTGGCTCCGCTGCACGCTGACGACCTTTACCTCACCTAACGAATCGGGGTCTGGTTTCTCGCTCACAGCCGCGTAGCCAGGAGACGTGGGTTGGGCACTGTGCTTCTTGCTGCCGTCTGGTTTGAGCAGGAGGGGCTGAAAGGTCGGGTCGATTTCTAGGATCAGTTGGTTCAGGCTTTCTATGGACACGTCCAGGGTCGGAGACACTGGATTAGCCTCGGGATTCCCCTTGGTCTCCTCTTCACCCTCTGGCCGATGTGTGGGACTGGCTCTTTCCATAGAGGCAACCTGCTGCTCTTTCCCGGGGGCGGGAGAGGCCACACGTGTGAACACGGCATTCGAGTTCAGGCCCCCATTGGGCAGCAGATGTGCTTTGGTCTGGGCCATCATAGGCTGGCTGAGCCAACCCTCGGCTGAATAATAAGAACATTTTGTAGTCAAGCTGGAGCAGCAGGCGCTCCCGGCTGGCTGTAAGCTCCTGCTTTCTTCCTGGGAGGCAACACGTATCGTCTGGCCGACCCGTAGCACGTGGCTGGGTATGACCTGAGACATTGCTTTGGCTTCCTGCCTTAATATTCCGTCTGGGAGCGTTGTCTCCTCCTTGCCTTTGAGGTGAGTTCTCCACGTGCCTTTTTCCAGCAAGGGCCACGACAAACCGTTTCTTCAACCTGCCGTCTCAAGCGGAAGGCACACGAAGGGAATCTAAAGAAGGACAAGAACCAGCAGTTAGACACTAGGCTCTCTGGGAGCAGGAACGGACGTTTGCAGAGGAAGATctaaaggagggaagcaggggTCACACTTGCAAttcaatttggaaaaaaaaaaaagccactctgCAAATTTTCCTTTGCACTTGATTCCATTCAGGCAGCTGCAAATTCATCCTCACTGCAACAGCTTTTCTGCTGCCAacgaccccctccctgcccctccagagAGCTGAACTCTCTCAGCTCCATTTGCACCCCACCTTTTCCTTGGCTGAGAATTACACAACCTGCCATTCCCTCCAGCTTGCGCTTTGGGTGGCTTCCAAGGAAGCTGGGACCCTATCAAAGGGGACAACGATAGACAGCCAACCCGAACCCACCCAGGGAGCTCTTGCGATGGGTAGGAGGGCTGGCCTGATTGCCAGTTCGGATCTTTGCATGGGGATGAACGTGCGTTGTCCTGTTGTTTTGTTGATAAAGTGTGACCAAGGTGCTGGCTGTACAGGAGGCTGAAGTGATGCACTAGGAACATGGTTAATATGAAGTTCTGACTAGTCCCTGAGGGCGTTCGGTTTGTGTTTAAAAGCCCTGGGTGGAAGCAGGAATCTGCACTGAAACTGGAAGCCATCGCTTGAAATTCTCGGAGGTTTTCCTAGATAGCTTGTAGCCTCTGGGTCGCTATAGGGAGGCATGTGATCTGGGTCTTTCAGCAGTTAGTCTGCAAAGATCCATCCTAGACCAAGGTAGCATGAGTTGTGCCTC is part of the Mauremys reevesii isolate NIE-2019 linkage group 27, ASM1616193v1, whole genome shotgun sequence genome and encodes:
- the TNS4 gene encoding tensin-4 encodes the protein MTPTRAKSHESMQGSASPCVTPLSMSPQGSCFLLARDNCTPNGSLIFSSPSRPDSNRAAPQNQPPTGSSPQTSYRASECVSIPQRGQKDCSSYRPNTLLATSPGLESLRKALYIGRAQQRTSRVSVLSTSPGSDTSYVLGSSTQSLLNDDSDSYQPAHRSAESPLSVGSFGSPRLASPSVQVNRFGDAFSPGSSSSKVNNSSSPPLQKGHASSCPPSIVNSLADIPILLVNGCLEHGETSPRMGRDFQGSVKQTVPPSSSSSSGIISLTKTSSATSLSFSPDGSSKDGEPTMKFVMDTSKYWFKPSITRDQAIQLLKEAEPGAFLMRDSTSYRGSFGLAMKVLSSPSGCKTGDDSSDLVRHFLIESSAKGVHLKGASEEPYFGSLSAFVYQHAMTALALPCKLAIPTRDFAGGENSSETPLESAISAMKKTAACNVLYLNSVSVETLTGASAVQKAVASTFELETPPTPTIVHFKVTEQGITLTDVQRKVFFRRHYPLAALSFCSMDPENRKWQKYCKSSRIFGFVAKSQTDAENLCHLFAEYDTVQPASLVIDFISKLLPEQ